The nucleotide sequence CCCGCCCCTCCGTGATCTTTCCGTCGCGGATCTGGAACGTCAGGGCGGCATCGGTATCCAGCGTCTTGCCGCCGTTCTCCGCGTGGTTGTGCTGCAGCCCGACAATGTGGTTGTCCCCACCGATGAGTTCCTGGAGCGTCACCTTGAAGGTTCCGTTGGAGCGGGCGGCCAGTTCACCGAAATAGCCCAGGACGGCCTCACGCCCCTGCTTGGTCCCGGACAGCACCCCGTTGCCCGCGACGTGCCACACCGAATCTTCGGCGAACATCTCCCGCAACGTATCCATGTCACCGGCCTGGAAGGCCTCGTAACCGCGCCGAATCAGTTCAACATTTTCCTGGGTTCCCATTTCCGGACCTCTCCGTCTCCATTGTCGGAACACTCTCGGACGGCTAAAGGGTAGCCCTGGCCCATGCCCTTGTCGATGACGATTTCGTGGGCGCCAGGTGCCCCGCGCACCGCCTCATCCGGTGTCGGTGTTTAGGCGGCATGCCCTCGCCGTTTCCCGCCGCGACACTGCATCTTCACCGGGCCGCCCTAGCTTGAGCGGAGGCAACAACACCCCGGAAAGGCACCCGTTTCATGTCACCTCTCGTCCCCCGCTCCGAACGCACTGCTGCCTCCGGGTTGTCCCGAAGAGGTTTCCTCGGAACGGCGGCAGCGGCGACGGCGCTGGCCGCTACAGGCTCACTGCTCCCGCCATCGGTCCAGGCGGCCATGGCCCAGCCCATCCGCCCCGGCGGCCTCAAGGCCGTCAAGCACGTCATCGTACTCATGCAGGAGAACAGGTCCTTCGACCACTACTTCGGAACACTGCGCGGCGTCCGCGGCTTCGGCGACAAATCCACGCCCCGGCTGCCCGGCGGCAAGTCCATGTTCGAACAGCCCCGCGACACCGGGGAAACCGTTCTGCCGTTCTCGCTGCGCAAGGCCGCCGAACTTGCCGGGCGGCCAGGCTCCGACATCCAGTACCTTGGCGCCCTCGACCACTCTTTCAAGGGAACCACTGCGGCATGGAATAACGGCTGGTGCGACAAGTGGGTTCCCGCCAAGGGGCCCTCCACCATGACGTTCTACGAACGGGCCGACCTTCCACTGCAGTACGAACTGGCCGACACATTCACCATCTGCGATGCCTACCACTGCTCGGTGAACGGATCCACCAACCCCAACCGCAACTACCTGTGGTCCGGGACCAGCCTCAACGAGCCCGGCAGCGCGAACCGCGCCGTCACCAACGCCGCCTACAGCTACGACCACGCCGGCTACGACTGGACCACCTACCCTGAGCGGCTGGAGGCAGCCGGCGTGTCCTGGCGCATCTACCAGGACTGGGACAACTTCACCGACAACGCCGTCGAGTACTTCAAGACCTTCAAGGACATCGGCCACACCATGCTGGCCTCCGTGGACGGCCGGCTCCGCACCACCGAAGAGTTCTACAACCAGCTCGCCGGGAAGACGCCCGCAGAACAGCAGCACCTCCTCGCCCAGCTGGCCGAGGGACGCTCCCGGCTGAACGACGCCGACAGGGCGCTCTTCGACAAGGCCATGTGGCGCGGCGAGCCCAACACGCTGCTGGACCGGCTCCGCGCGGACATCACCTCAGGAACGCTGCCGCAGGTCAGCTGGATTGTCCCTTCCGCGGCGGACTCGGAGCACCCCAGCGCATCAACCCCCGTCGGCAGTGCAAACTTCGTCTACCGGCTGCTCGACACCGTCGCGAGCGACCCGGACATATGGGCCGGCACGGCCATCTTCTTGAACTTCGACGAGAACGACGGCTACTTCGACCACATTCCCCCACCCGTCCAGCCGCGGCCGGCATCGGGAGAATCGACCGACTGGTTCACCGGGGAGCCGATCGGGCTCGGACCCAGGGTCCCCATGACCGTTGTCTCGCCCTGGACCATCGGTGGCTATGTCAGCTCGGAAGTCTTCGACCACACCTCCGTCATCCGCTTCCTGGAACGCTGGACCGGCGTCGAAGAACCGAACATCTCCCCCTGGCGCCGGGCCGTGTGCGGGGACCTGACGAGCGTCTTCGATTTCGACACCGCCGGCAAGCCCCCAGTACCGGAACATCCAGGGCCCGTGCCGCATGCGGTCAGCCGTTGGCGCCCCACACCGCCAGCGAACCAGACGGCCCCTGCCCAGGAACCCGGCT is from Arthrobacter sp. QXT-31 and encodes:
- a CDS encoding nuclear transport factor 2 family protein, with protein sequence MGTQENVELIRRGYEAFQAGDMDTLREMFAEDSVWHVAGNGVLSGTKQGREAVLGYFGELAARSNGTFKVTLQELIGGDNHIVGLQHNHAENGGKTLDTDAALTFQIRDGKITEGREFFDDTAKADAFWE
- a CDS encoding phosphocholine-specific phospholipase C, translated to MSPLVPRSERTAASGLSRRGFLGTAAAATALAATGSLLPPSVQAAMAQPIRPGGLKAVKHVIVLMQENRSFDHYFGTLRGVRGFGDKSTPRLPGGKSMFEQPRDTGETVLPFSLRKAAELAGRPGSDIQYLGALDHSFKGTTAAWNNGWCDKWVPAKGPSTMTFYERADLPLQYELADTFTICDAYHCSVNGSTNPNRNYLWSGTSLNEPGSANRAVTNAAYSYDHAGYDWTTYPERLEAAGVSWRIYQDWDNFTDNAVEYFKTFKDIGHTMLASVDGRLRTTEEFYNQLAGKTPAEQQHLLAQLAEGRSRLNDADRALFDKAMWRGEPNTLLDRLRADITSGTLPQVSWIVPSAADSEHPSASTPVGSANFVYRLLDTVASDPDIWAGTAIFLNFDENDGYFDHIPPPVQPRPASGESTDWFTGEPIGLGPRVPMTVVSPWTIGGYVSSEVFDHTSVIRFLERWTGVEEPNISPWRRAVCGDLTSVFDFDTAGKPPVPEHPGPVPHAVSRWRPTPPANQTAPAQEPGSRPARPLPYRPRIQATAGAARVTLDPANSGKQSAHFIVYGYAGELAEPQHVDVLGRQTIRVPVPSGNYDLTVLGPNRFQYEMKGSTAGAAAGVGFTVTGRRGKRDVEVELSNHGRDTVSLEVRSLQYAKVTEKLTLKPGQRKTLDWPAPNGWYDVELTSLNDTGFRRRVTGREEDGSEGVSG